CGGGTCAATCAGGTTGATCTTTTTTGCCGTTGAAAACATACATCGTGACGCTGTAAAAATAATTACCTTCCGAGATCGTTTCTTCAAGATCTTTTTGGAATGAAGCGAGGTCTTCTTCACTGATCAATCCTTCTTCCGCCATTGTCTCGAAATCTTTAATCCTGTCGTACCCGTACAATCCCGGAGTATAATTTTCGTTGATGAGAACGAGAGGAATCACTTCGCCGGAAAAATCTTCATGATTCCTGAAAAGTCCCGTCATCCTCCTTCCCATCCAGCCGTCGCTCACGCTCATCCATCCCTGGGTCCAGTCGCTGAAGGCGGCAACCATCTTCCGGATGAGAGGTTTGTCTGTACCGTTGATGACCTGTGTATCCCAGTCGATGTGACTGAAGATTACCTGACCGCCGGGCTTTAAAACCCGGGATACTTCCGAAAGGAGAGCATCTTTATCCCTGATGCATTCAAGGAGGTTGCAGGACCAGACGACATCAAAACTTTTGTCTTCAAAAGGCAGACCGGATTCTATGTCTTTATGGATGAATGCAAACCGGGGATCGTTTTGTGTTTTTTCCCGTGCTTTTTCAATCGGTTTAAAGGCAGAATCTATTCCGGTCAGTTTTACATCCGCACCGCATCTCTGCCCCAGGCTGAAAAGATCGTTTCCGTAACCACACCCGAGATCGAGGATCGATGATGCATGATCCAGGCTGACAAGTGAATACATCTGTTCCCTTATTTTTTTGACATCCGGGCCCTGTACTATTTTCGGCATTTTTTCTACCTTTCTTTAATCTTTGGCTTTTTGTTTATTATAGCATAATTCTAAAACGATTCGAAAAAATTTGAGAAGTTGATAAAGGGGAAACATTCAGTGGCAACCCTTGCGCTAGTTCGCTTCGCTTTCGCTCCGCGAACACGCCCTGACCTCAGGGCTTTGCGCTTGTGATAATGCTGCCCTTTCGGGCAGCCTTCAGGTGAATATTAGGATCTCGAAGAAATTATGCTACAAAGTACAAAGGAGCCGAAGGGATGCCTGTCCATCCCGGAGGCGACCTATCGCGACGAGGGGGAGGGGCACAGGGAGGGGGAAACGTCCCCCTCCCTCGATAAACGCATAAACAACCCCCCTGAAATAAGCCCGATTTGAGGTTATTTCCCCGATTAAACGGCCTTGGATCACCCCTAAAAAATCAACCGCTTTATTATGCTTTATTTCCTCAAAAAACGAAGAATCAAAGAGATATAACGGCCCTGTATTCGACGATTTTTTCAGGACGATATTTACCCTTTACGAAGGTGAGATCGTCGCTCTCCGTGCTTCTGTGTGGATTGAAAAAACTATGATTTGGGCTTAGATTTGCAGTATTTAAGTTTTACTTTATTGGAACGCCTGCACATCTAAATTAAAATTTTCGAGATTTTTAAGTTCTAAAAATAAACAATTTAAAGTTAAAGAAAATTTGACATACCATCGTTTATGAACACATATAAAATCTGAGAGAGAAAAGAATTATTCCTGGATAAAGGAATTGTTTATTCAAATCCTTTTTTAATATGTGAGATGATTTTAATTTATGCTCATTGACTTCAGTATAGAGCTTTTAGCTATTATTATTTCTATCAGTGGACTTATTCTTACAATAGTTATTGCGTATTTTCAAAGCCGAAAAGAAATAATGGAAAGATTACATAAGGCTGAAATTGAATTGGAAAAAAAACATAGAGAAATAGAGAGTAGATCTACAGATTTAATTTATAAGTTAAATAAGGAAAATAGCGAAGAATTACACATAATTAAAATAAATATCACGGAATTGAAAAAAGACCATGATATGATATTACCTTTAGTTAATGTTGCAAAAAAAGCTGGTGAAAAAAGTTCTGATGAAGTCTATAAGGAGGATAAACAATGACATTAACAAAAAACCAGTTAAAAAGAATGGAATACCTTATAGGGAAAAAAAGAGCAAATGGCTATCTTGATATAACAGAAGAAAATGAATTAAGAAGCTTAATCTCAAAAGAAAATCCAAATGCTCAAAATGCAAATATTGATGATCTTGTAGCTCTTGGTTTAATAATTGTAGGGGCTTATCTACTGTATAAAATATTTGAAAAATAATTTTTAAGCCTTAAAATTATTAATATTGCAAAATTAAATAAAAATTTATTTCCAAAACTCCCCCCACCCTTTTAAATCCCCAAAAGCACAAAAGTACCTCATCAACAAA
Above is a window of Methanolacinia paynteri DNA encoding:
- a CDS encoding methyltransferase domain-containing protein — its product is MPKIVQGPDVKKIREQMYSLVSLDHASSILDLGCGYGNDLFSLGQRCGADVKLTGIDSAFKPIEKAREKTQNDPRFAFIHKDIESGLPFEDKSFDVVWSCNLLECIRDKDALLSEVSRVLKPGGQVIFSHIDWDTQVINGTDKPLIRKMVAAFSDWTQGWMSVSDGWMGRRMTGLFRNHEDFSGEVIPLVLINENYTPGLYGYDRIKDFETMAEEGLISEEDLASFQKDLEETISEGNYFYSVTMYVFNGKKDQPD